Proteins encoded together in one Panthera uncia isolate 11264 chromosome A2, Puncia_PCG_1.0, whole genome shotgun sequence window:
- the LOC125930043 gene encoding uncharacterized protein LOC125930043, with product MNASSENAHFEGSNARPFFYVHAMGQQPYLSPWCQSPTYNPFSVPGAGFRNGSLYFPYSVVLSEYPGFLVPQSPLPITLNRRPMFYNMAQFQHSSGYGKKMKTRETQTEPQQAENMTQKQDTHSEGDMVTSIPTSNIDIEMDDIPEETDGVLSSVAQKRELHGKSPSNNRLHRTSPHGSNACEKEKMRLEQSKGSPVTQFWKTLKETMRLYDLAYGKAMPEKMVQHNRISQSSWESRTFPHEGTEGITCKDEESTVWLEQCHDVRHDDVVKLGSTMNMNLGKEKNYATTPQSPDEAKDRDRIQDTLNSNLCPSSGDGYKLQQERSLCSSNKAIEDLSLQSKSQSPLSIGESMPDNGSGGHGFPVNVDEVDMIQSNSSPENYVPPPILLAQFNQADGGIQCDTSQWQDEEHNKSPKSSPESRKATQEKSVRCGKSDEVVERDSYPKYVPSPARLAQMYSKGMDEGIQCDMIWLQDAELEKSPEQMPYKDEESSPDCRTKGSQRKSIRNRKLNTDEEEVTMNDEIEEEYHENFKKCAKIKKTVKDRKQKTLNNSSSDNRVYLLKKNATLNTVLPEDLEDCELEEEVEDEMYVVECLFEEVSPPDPVNSLKGRIFCKASRIIRMPPEWSLPPQLIVWPTRNKDRLKHVEYESIPMVYEVTGQDGRIQRERMMAMQKGLESKTASHKSWECNCERRKTKVPYKVSNRFDADAVKLRKQPAGTEERNF from the exons ATGAACGCCTCTTCAGAAAACGCACATTTCGAGGGCAGTAACGCCAGACCCTTTTTTTATGTGCACGCCATGGGCCAGCAGCCTTACCTGAGTCCGTGGTGCCAGAGTCCCACCTATAATCCATTCTCTGTTCCTGGGGCAG GTTTCAGAAATGGAAGTCTGTATTTTCCATATTCAGTGGTACTCAGTGAGTATCCTGGCTTCCTTGTTCCTCAGTCACCATTGCCCATTACACTTAACCGACGACCTATGTTTTATAACATGGCACAGTTCCAGCACTCTAGTGgctatggaaagaaaatgaaaacgagAGAGACTCAGACTGAACCTCAGCAGGCTGAGAACATGACTCAGAAACAAGACACCCACTCAGAAGGTGATATGGTGACCAGTATCCCTACTTCTAATATTGACATAGAAATGGACGACATTCCTGAAGAAACAGATGGTGTTTTGTCTTCTGTTGCCCAGAAGAGGGAGCTACATGGTAAGAGCCCTTCTAATAACCGCCTGCATAGGACATCACCTCATGGAAGCAATGcatgtgagaaagagaaaatgaggctaGAACAGAGCAAAGGATCCCCTGTAACACAGTTCTGGAAGACTTTGAAGGAAACTATGCGTTTGTATGACCTAGCTTATGGTAAAGCCATGCCAGAGAAGATGGTGCAGCACAATAGGATTTCACAGAGTTCTTGGGAAAGTAGAACTTTCCCTCATGAGGGTACAGAGGGCATTACATGTAAAGATGAAGAAAGCACTGTCTGGTTGGAGCAGTGTCATGATGTAAGACATGATGATGTGGTAAAGTTGGGCTCCACCATGAATATGAACTtgggtaaagaaaaaaactatgcAACCACTCCCCAATCTCCAGATGAAGcaaaagacagagatagaatccAGGATACCCTGAACTCAAATCTGTGCCCATCTTCTGGAGATGGCTACAAGCTCCAGCAGGAAAGGTCACTCTGTTCCAGCAATAAAGCCATTGAGGACCTGAGCCTACAGTCCAAATCCCAGAGTCCCCTTAGCATTGGGGAAAGCATGCCTGACAATGGTAGTGGGGGCCATGGCTTCCCTGTGAATGTGGATGAAGTTGACATGATACAGAGCAACAGCTCTCCTGAGAATTATGTTCCTCCCCCTATCTTGCTGGCCCAGTTCAACCAGGCTGATGGAGGCATTCAGTGTGATACGAGCCAATGGCAAGATGAAGAGCACAATAAATCTCCCAAGTCTTCACCAGAAAGCAGAAAGGCAACACAAGAAAAGTCAGTCAGGTGTGGGAAATCGGATGAAGTGGTGGAGAGGGACAGCTACCCAAAGTATGTCCCTAGCCCTGCTAGGTTGGCCCAGATGTACAGCAAAGGGATGGATGAAGGGATTCAGTGTGATATGATCTGGTTGCAGGATGCAGAGTTGGAGAAATCCCCTGAGCAAATGCCTTACAAAGATGAAGAGTCATCACCAGACTGCAGAACTAAAGGATCACAGAGAAAGTCAATCAGGAATAGGAAATTGAACACAGATGAAGAAGAAGTAACCATGAATGATGAGATTGAGGAAGAGTATCATGAGAACTTCAAAAAGTGTGCCAAGATTAAAAAGACTGTGAAAGACAGGAAGCAGAAAACCCTGAACAACTCCTCAAGTGATAACAGAgtgtatttattgaagaaaaatgcTACCTTGAACACTGTACTTCCCGAGGATTTAGAAGACTGTGAATTGGAAGAGGAAGTTGAAGATGAAATGTATGTGGTGGAATGCCTCTTTGAAGAGGTTAGTCCACCAGACCCTGTGAATTCCTTGAAAGGAAGGATTTTTTGCAAGGCCAGCAGGATAATCAGGATGCCACCTGAGTGGTCTCTCCCTCCTCAACTTATCGTCTGGCCCACCAGAAATAAGGACCGGTTAAAGCATGTTGAATATGAGAGCATCCCTATGGTGTATGAGGTGACAGGACAGGATGGCAGGATCCAAAGGGAACGTATGATGGCCATGCAGAAGGGACTGGAGTCTAAGACAGCCTCTCACAAGTCATGGGAAT GTAACTgtgagagaaggaaaaccaaaGTACCTTACAAAGTTTCAAACAGATTTGATGCAGATGCTGTAAAGTTGAGGAAACAGCCAGCAGGCACAGAG gaAAGAAATTTCTGA